Proteins from a single region of Lysinibacillus sp. JNUCC-52:
- a CDS encoding collagen-like protein, producing the protein MNFEDYFLNNVCSKCRTFPCGCIKIPEHHSCIWPIKPTGTTGCTGATGPTGATGVTGATGPTGPTGNPGATGMTGATGPTGDSGATGMTGATGPTGPTGDPGATGITGATGPTGPTGDPGATGLLGPTGPTGATGLLGPTGPTGATGLLGPTGPTGATGLLGPTGPTGATGLLGPTGPTGATGLLGPTGPTGETGLLGPTGPTGATGLLGPTGPTGATGLLGPTGPTGATGLLGSTGPTGATGLLGPTGPTGATGLLGPTGPTGETGLLGPTGPTGATGELGPTGPTGATGLLGPTGPTGATGLLGPTGPTGATGLLGPTGPTGATGLLGPTGSTGATGLLGPTGPTGATGLLGPTGPTGATGLLGPTGPTGATGLLGPTGPTGATGLLGPTGPTGETGLLGPTGPTGATGELGPTGPTGATGLLGPTGPTGETGLLGPTGPTGATGLLGPTGPTGATGLLGPTGPTGATGLLGPTGPTGATGLLGPTGPTGETGLLGPTGPTGATGELGPTGPTGATGLLGPTGPTGATGLLGPTGATGLLGPTGPTGATGLLGPTGPTGATGLLGPTGPTGATGLLGPTGPTGATGLLGPTGPTGETGLLGPTGPTGATGLLGPTGATGLLGPTGPTGATGLLGPTGPTGATGLLGPTGPTGATGLLGPTGPTGATGLLGPTGPTGATGLLGPTGPTGATGLLGPTGPTGATGPTGPAFTEGFSAFLSTLSVSSSTTLTNWSVASPYFTTPAFNPTTGIFTVPTTGRYAFEATINYSTVAAISLGIGAGVNPAFAIRRNTSTNLISGLFPILNLSVTLLTIRAILGSGTVTLAGEVNLTAGDQIDLFYEANGLSLALTLGGANSGGIVWSCHRIS; encoded by the coding sequence ATGAACTTTGAAGATTATTTTTTAAATAATGTTTGCAGTAAATGTAGGACATTCCCCTGTGGTTGTATAAAAATACCTGAACATCATAGCTGCATTTGGCCAATTAAACCAACAGGAACTACTGGTTGTACAGGCGCAACAGGACCTACAGGAGCTACTGGTGTGACAGGAGCCACTGGTCCTACAGGGCCTACGGGAAATCCTGGCGCGACTGGCATGACGGGAGCTACTGGGCCTACGGGGGATTCTGGTGCTACTGGCATGACAGGGGCTACTGGTCCAACAGGGCCTACGGGAGATCCTGGCGCTACTGGCATAACAGGAGCCACTGGTCCTACAGGGCCTACGGGAGATCCTGGCGCGACGGGGCTTCTTGGACCTACTGGACCTACTGGCGCGACTGGGCTTCTTGGACCTACAGGACCTACTGGCGCAACGGGACTTCTTGGACCTACTGGACCTACTGGCGCGACGGGGCTTCTCGGACCTACGGGACCTACTGGCGCAACTGGGCTTCTTGGGCCTACGGGACCTACTGGCGCAACTGGGCTTCTCGGACCTACGGGACCTACTGGTGAGACTGGGCTTCTTGGACCTACTGGACCTACTGGCGCAACGGGACTCCTTGGACCTACAGGACCTACTGGCGCGACGGGGCTTCTTGGACCTACTGGACCTACTGGCGCAACGGGACTTCTTGGATCTACAGGACCTACTGGCGCGACGGGGCTTCTTGGGCCTACGGGACCTACTGGCGCAACTGGGCTTCTCGGACCTACGGGACCTACTGGTGAGACTGGGCTTCTTGGACCTACGGGACCTACTGGTGCCACTGGCGAACTTGGACCTACGGGACCTACTGGCGCAACTGGGCTTCTTGGACCTACGGGACCTACCGGCGCAACTGGCCTTCTTGGACCTACTGGACCTACTGGCGCGACGGGACTTCTTGGACCTACTGGACCTACTGGCGCAACGGGGCTTCTCGGACCTACGGGATCTACTGGCGCGACGGGGCTTCTTGGACCTACGGGACCTACTGGCGCAACGGGACTCCTTGGACCTACAGGACCTACTGGCGCGACTGGGCTTCTTGGACCTACGGGACCTACTGGTGCGACTGGGCTTCTTGGGCCTACGGGACCTACTGGCGCAACTGGACTTCTCGGACCTACGGGACCTACTGGTGAGACTGGGCTTCTTGGACCTACGGGACCTACTGGTGCCACTGGCGAACTCGGACCTACGGGACCTACTGGCGCAACTGGGCTTCTCGGACCTACGGGACCTACTGGTGAGACTGGGCTTCTTGGACCTACGGGACCTACTGGTGCAACAGGACTTCTTGGACCTACAGGACCTACTGGCGCGACGGGGCTTCTCGGACCTACTGGACCTACTGGCGCGACTGGGCTTCTTGGGCCTACGGGACCTACTGGCGCAACTGGGCTTCTCGGACCTACTGGACCTACTGGTGAGACTGGGCTTCTTGGACCTACGGGACCTACTGGTGCCACTGGCGAACTCGGACCTACGGGACCTACCGGCGCGACTGGGCTTCTCGGACCTACGGGACCTACTGGCGCGACTGGGCTTCTTGGACCTACTGGAGCAACGGGACTCCTTGGACCTACAGGACCTACTGGCGCAACGGGGCTTCTTGGACCTACAGGACCTACTGGTGCGACTGGGCTTCTTGGACCTACGGGACCTACTGGCGCGACTGGGCTTCTTGGACCTACGGGACCTACTGGCGCGACTGGGCTTCTTGGACCTACAGGACCTACGGGCGAGACTGGGCTTCTCGGACCTACGGGACCTACTGGCGCAACGGGGCTTCTCGGACCTACTGGCGCGACTGGGCTTCTTGGACCTACGGGACCTACTGGCGCAACTGGGCTTCTTGGACCTACGGGACCTACTGGCGCAACGGGGCTTCTTGGACCTACGGGACCTACTGGCGCAACGGGACTTCTTGGACCAACAGGACCTACTGGTGCGACTGGGCTTCTTGGACCTACGGGACCTACTGGCGCAACGGGACTTCTTGGACCTACAGGACCTACTGGCGCGACGGGGCTTCTTGGACCTACGGGACCTACTGGTGCTACTGGGCCAACTGGACCTGCATTTACAGAAGGTTTCTCAGCCTTCCTAAGTACTTTATCTGTTAGTTCCTCTACTACTTTAACTAATTGGAGTGTAGCTTCACCATATTTCACAACACCAGCATTTAATCCAACAACGGGTATATTTACAGTTCCTACAACTGGAAGATATGCTTTTGAGGCAACTATCAACTATTCTACAGTAGCTGCCATTAGCCTTGGTATAGGTGCAGGTGTTAACCCTGCATTTGCTATCCGTAGAAATACAAGTACTAATTTAATTAGTGGTTTATTCCCAATATTAAATTTATCCGTAACCTTATTAACTATTAGAGCAATTCTTGGTAGTGGCACTGTAACATTGGCTGGAGAAGTTAATTTAACTGCTGGTGATCAAATAGATTTATTTTACGAAGCAAATGGTTTATCGCTTGCCTTAACACTAGGAGGCGCTAACTCAGGTGGTATTGTATGGTCATGCCACAGAATTTCTTAA
- the hemE gene encoding uroporphyrinogen decarboxylase, with protein MTTLFNDTLLRAARGERTEHTPVWYMRQAGRSQPEYRAIKEKYSLEEITHQPELCAYVTRLPVENYNVDAAILYKDIVTPLPGIGIDVKIKAGVGPVISNPIRTVSDVEKLGEFNAKEHTPFVLETIKILSEEQLNVPLIGFAGAPFTLASYMIEGGPSKNYNKTKSFMVSEPKAWFALMDKLADMIIADVSAQVEAGAKAIQVFDSWVGALSVEDYRVFIKPVMTRIFGELKKENVPLIQFGVGASHLVKEWHDLPIDVVGLDWRLPIKDARAKGITKPVQGNLDPSLLLADWSVIEKRTKDIIDQGLEVPGHIFNLGHGVFPEVDPAVLKRLTTLIHEYSAQQIQARS; from the coding sequence ATGACAACACTTTTTAATGATACACTTCTACGTGCTGCACGCGGAGAAAGGACTGAGCATACTCCAGTCTGGTATATGCGACAGGCAGGTCGTTCTCAACCAGAATATCGTGCAATTAAAGAAAAATATTCATTAGAGGAAATTACACATCAACCTGAGCTTTGTGCGTATGTAACACGTTTACCGGTCGAAAACTATAATGTGGATGCAGCGATTTTATATAAAGATATCGTAACGCCTCTTCCAGGTATCGGTATTGATGTAAAAATTAAAGCTGGTGTAGGTCCAGTTATTTCAAACCCAATTCGCACAGTATCAGATGTAGAAAAATTAGGTGAGTTCAACGCAAAGGAACATACACCATTCGTTTTAGAAACAATAAAAATATTATCAGAAGAACAGCTTAATGTGCCATTAATAGGTTTTGCAGGAGCACCGTTCACATTAGCGAGCTATATGATTGAAGGCGGACCTTCTAAAAACTATAATAAAACCAAATCATTTATGGTATCGGAACCAAAGGCATGGTTTGCATTAATGGACAAATTAGCAGACATGATTATTGCGGACGTTTCGGCGCAAGTGGAAGCGGGGGCAAAAGCGATACAAGTATTTGACTCATGGGTAGGAGCCTTAAGTGTTGAAGATTATCGTGTGTTCATTAAACCTGTTATGACTCGTATTTTTGGTGAGTTAAAAAAAGAAAATGTACCGCTTATTCAATTTGGAGTTGGCGCAAGCCATTTAGTAAAAGAGTGGCATGATTTACCGATTGACGTTGTGGGCTTAGATTGGCGATTACCAATTAAAGACGCACGTGCAAAAGGAATTACAAAGCCCGTACAAGGAAACCTAGACCCTTCATTATTACTTGCTGATTGGTCAGTAATAGAAAAACGAACAAAAGATATTATCGATCAAGGTTTAGAAGTACCAGGTCATATCTTTAATTTAGGCCATGGTGTATTCCCAGAAGTTGATCCAGCAGTATTGAAACGTTTAACAACACTTATTCATGAATACAGTGCACAACAAATTCAAGCACGTTCTTAA
- a CDS encoding amidohydrolase produces the protein MNQQLLDKIDAHFDEMVAIRRHLHMHPELSFQEKETANYIIEYYQKLGVPVEPNISGYGLIARIKGSKPGKRIALRADFDALPIQDEKDVPYKSKVDGVMHACGHDGHTATLLIIGKLLWEMRDELAGEYVLIHQHAEEADPGGAIGMIQAGALNCVDAIFGTHLSSNHPTGMIGYRVGPLMAAVDSFELKIQGKGGHGAHPHQTKDAIVIGSQLVMNLQQLVARRVAPTESAVLTVGSFVASNADNIIADTAYLNGTIRTFDKEVRETMEREFKRVVHGTEIAQDCTIKLDYRKGYPAIVNHEKETLFVRDIAQDICDVVEIPATMGGEDFAYYLEEKPGTFFFTGAAPVEYAPHHHPKFDIDEKGMLVAAKVMLSAALEYQGVE, from the coding sequence ATGAATCAACAATTACTCGATAAAATTGATGCTCATTTTGATGAAATGGTGGCCATTCGCCGCCATCTACATATGCATCCGGAACTAAGCTTCCAAGAGAAAGAAACAGCAAACTATATTATTGAATACTATCAAAAGCTTGGTGTCCCAGTTGAACCTAATATTAGCGGCTATGGACTGATTGCACGTATTAAAGGTAGCAAGCCTGGTAAAAGGATTGCCTTACGTGCTGATTTTGATGCACTTCCTATTCAAGACGAAAAAGATGTCCCTTACAAATCAAAGGTAGATGGTGTTATGCATGCTTGTGGTCATGATGGTCATACGGCTACTTTATTAATAATAGGGAAACTTTTATGGGAAATGAGAGATGAGTTAGCAGGTGAATATGTGCTGATACATCAACATGCTGAAGAAGCAGACCCAGGCGGTGCTATCGGTATGATACAAGCAGGTGCACTTAACTGTGTTGACGCTATATTTGGTACACATTTATCTTCCAATCATCCGACGGGCATGATCGGTTACCGTGTTGGTCCACTAATGGCTGCAGTGGATAGCTTTGAGTTAAAAATTCAAGGTAAAGGTGGGCATGGCGCTCATCCACATCAAACGAAAGATGCCATCGTTATCGGCTCTCAGCTTGTCATGAACTTGCAACAACTTGTAGCACGTCGAGTAGCTCCAACTGAATCAGCTGTTCTTACTGTTGGCTCATTCGTTGCCTCGAATGCGGATAATATTATTGCAGATACAGCTTATTTAAATGGGACTATCCGTACGTTTGATAAAGAAGTCCGTGAAACGATGGAACGTGAATTTAAGCGCGTTGTACACGGAACTGAAATTGCACAAGATTGCACAATTAAGCTAGACTATCGTAAAGGCTATCCAGCGATTGTGAATCATGAAAAAGAAACACTATTTGTTCGCGATATCGCACAAGACATTTGTGATGTTGTTGAAATACCAGCAACGATGGGTGGCGAAGACTTCGCCTATTATTTAGAGGAAAAACCAGGTACTTTCTTCTTCACAGGGGCCGCACCTGTAGAATATGCACCACATCATCATCCGAAATTTGATATTGATGAAAAAGGTATGCTAGTTGCAGCAAAAGTTATGTTAAGCGCTGCGCTTGAATATCAAGGCGTGGAATAA
- a CDS encoding antibiotic biosynthesis monooxygenase family protein, producing MNIYITSGTGEFMEQVKNKYPDEHMILMHGEGNSVLIHETEGKSVFATPRKFEVLDSVNELEERGFFVFNNIPVTDEGKPVFEHRFLNRARAIENEPGFVAFRLLRPLNGDTYIVLTQWNGPHSFEAWKSSKAYNTAHAQREEPTGVRQQNIFSAASYVTTYTVVPKEDDEA from the coding sequence ATGAATATTTATATAACTTCTGGCACAGGAGAGTTTATGGAACAAGTGAAAAATAAGTACCCTGACGAACATATGATTTTAATGCATGGTGAGGGTAATTCTGTGCTCATCCATGAAACTGAAGGAAAATCTGTATTTGCTACACCTCGTAAATTTGAAGTGTTAGATTCGGTAAATGAATTAGAAGAACGCGGTTTTTTCGTGTTCAATAATATTCCAGTGACAGATGAAGGGAAACCTGTTTTTGAACATCGTTTTTTAAATCGTGCACGTGCCATTGAGAACGAGCCTGGTTTTGTAGCGTTCCGACTGTTACGGCCATTAAATGGTGACACATACATTGTTTTGACACAATGGAATGGACCTCACTCATTTGAAGCATGGAAAAGCTCAAAAGCGTATAATACAGCACATGCCCAACGTGAAGAACCAACTGGTGTGCGACAACAAAATATTTTCTCTGCCGCATCCTATGTTACAACCTATACTGTTGTCCCGAAAGAAGACGACGAGGCATAA
- the hemH gene encoding ferrochelatase: MKKVKGLLVMAYGTPYKEEDIESYYTHIRHGRRPSDEHLEDLRSRYEAIGGLSPLAAATEAQAEALCARLNEVQDEVEYKLFIGLKHIHPFIEDAVEEMVAAGITEAVSIVLAPHFSTFSIKSYNGRAEETAGDRLKITSVESWYDEPKFIEYWKIKVNEAFDSMTEEEREKACLIVSAHSLPVKIKEMGDPYEDQLIETARLIQEATGVKNVKVGWQSAGQTPEPWFGPDVQDLTRDLYEQNGYRSFVYTPVGFVTEHLEVLYDNDYECKVVCDELGANYYRPAMPNTHPLFIDAMVDAIHKKLS; the protein is encoded by the coding sequence ATGAAAAAAGTTAAAGGTTTATTAGTAATGGCATATGGTACACCCTATAAAGAAGAAGATATTGAATCCTACTATACACATATTCGTCACGGACGTAGACCATCTGACGAGCATTTAGAAGATTTACGCAGTCGCTATGAGGCAATCGGTGGTTTATCGCCACTGGCAGCTGCAACAGAAGCGCAGGCGGAAGCTTTATGTGCACGTTTAAATGAAGTGCAAGATGAGGTTGAGTACAAACTATTTATCGGCTTAAAGCATATCCATCCATTCATTGAGGATGCTGTTGAGGAAATGGTTGCAGCAGGTATTACGGAAGCAGTTTCTATCGTGTTAGCTCCTCACTTTTCGACTTTCTCTATTAAATCTTATAATGGTCGTGCAGAAGAAACAGCAGGTGATCGCCTGAAAATTACATCTGTTGAATCTTGGTATGATGAGCCGAAGTTTATTGAGTATTGGAAAATTAAAGTGAATGAAGCGTTTGATTCGATGACTGAAGAAGAACGTGAAAAGGCATGTCTAATCGTTTCAGCACACTCACTGCCTGTGAAAATTAAAGAAATGGGCGATCCATACGAAGACCAATTAATTGAAACTGCTCGATTAATTCAAGAAGCAACGGGCGTGAAAAATGTAAAAGTAGGCTGGCAATCAGCTGGTCAAACACCAGAGCCATGGTTTGGTCCAGACGTTCAGGATTTAACACGTGATCTTTATGAGCAAAATGGTTATCGTTCATTTGTTTACACACCAGTAGGCTTTGTAACAGAACATTTAGAGGTACTTTACGATAACGATTATGAATGTAAAGTGGTTTGTGATGAATTAGGTGCTAACTATTATCGCCCAGCAATGCCTAATACACATCCGTTATTTATCGATGCTATGGTAGACGCCATTCATAAAAAATTAAGCTAA
- a CDS encoding HIT family protein, translating into MSDCLFCKIIDGSIPSTKVYEDEHVYAFTDIAPVAKGHTLLVPKHHCQDLFEMPEEVARNLYAVAPKLANAIKAAFNPIGMNTINNNGAAAGQTVFHYHLHFIPRYDEKEGLGLIWQTQTYTPEQLTEVADSIKANL; encoded by the coding sequence ATGAGCGATTGCCTATTTTGCAAAATCATTGATGGATCAATTCCAAGTACAAAAGTTTACGAAGATGAACATGTCTATGCATTCACGGACATTGCACCAGTTGCAAAAGGTCACACTTTATTAGTTCCAAAACATCACTGTCAAGACTTATTCGAAATGCCAGAAGAGGTAGCACGTAATTTATATGCAGTCGCACCGAAGCTTGCCAATGCCATTAAAGCAGCATTTAACCCTATCGGTATGAATACGATTAATAACAATGGTGCTGCAGCTGGACAAACTGTTTTCCACTACCACTTACATTTTATTCCGCGTTACGATGAAAAAGAAGGCCTAGGCTTAATTTGGCAAACACAAACATATACACCAGAGCAATTAACAGAAGTAGCCGACAGCATTAAAGCTAATTTATAG
- the hemY gene encoding protoporphyrinogen oxidase, translated as MMLVTQKRRKVVVVGGGITGLTAAFYMQKQARAKGLPVDIVLVESSLRLGGKIQTLRKDGFIIERGPESFFDRENHVQALAKDLNIEDKMITGDSGPTYIAVGSKLYPIPSNLMSGATPHISSFITSGLFSLSGKIRAAGDFVLPRSARDDDQPIGEFFRRRFGAEVVENLVEPLLAGTFAGDIEQLSMRSTFPQLYELEQKYRSLLFGMKQSGTNFLSYNRIAKDKGIFQTFENGLETLIEKLEDSLLPGTVMKGVKVEQIDHSKDGTVQVVLNNFSHITADAVIIATPYNVAQMMFSNHQLLTELNTMKAATIATVTMAFKKEQLGDLDALSFFVSRNSDFSITSCTWINRKWPNTTPEDYVLLRSYIGRVGDETIVALSDSEIEKTVLQDLKNTIGIDGEPVTTVVSRWKNAMPQYTVGHEAKIDRVKEELYEHFPTVKLAGSSFEGISIPECVEQGRKVANEILSEMFIQED; from the coding sequence ATGATGTTGGTGACTCAAAAAAGACGAAAGGTAGTTGTTGTTGGCGGCGGCATTACAGGCCTCACAGCTGCGTTCTATATGCAAAAACAAGCGCGTGCAAAAGGATTGCCGGTAGATATCGTACTTGTCGAGTCGTCATTACGTCTTGGCGGGAAAATCCAAACGCTTAGAAAAGATGGCTTTATTATCGAGCGTGGGCCAGAATCCTTTTTCGATCGCGAAAATCATGTCCAGGCACTTGCAAAGGATTTAAATATTGAAGATAAGATGATAACTGGAGATTCGGGTCCAACCTATATAGCTGTTGGCAGTAAATTATATCCGATTCCGAGCAATCTGATGTCTGGAGCAACGCCACATATCTCGTCATTCATTACATCAGGATTATTTTCACTCAGCGGTAAAATTCGTGCAGCGGGAGATTTTGTCCTCCCGCGTTCTGCACGGGATGACGACCAGCCAATAGGTGAGTTTTTTCGAAGAAGATTTGGCGCAGAGGTTGTAGAAAATCTTGTAGAACCTTTACTTGCAGGTACATTCGCAGGGGATATTGAGCAGCTAAGCATGAGATCTACATTCCCGCAGCTCTACGAATTAGAGCAAAAGTATCGCAGCTTGCTTTTCGGTATGAAACAGTCGGGTACAAATTTTTTAAGTTACAATCGGATAGCAAAGGATAAGGGGATTTTTCAAACATTTGAAAATGGCCTTGAAACGCTAATCGAAAAACTAGAAGACTCTCTACTTCCAGGGACAGTTATGAAGGGTGTTAAAGTAGAGCAAATTGACCATAGCAAAGATGGCACTGTGCAGGTCGTATTAAATAATTTTTCGCATATAACAGCTGACGCGGTTATTATTGCAACACCATATAATGTTGCGCAAATGATGTTTAGTAATCACCAACTTTTAACAGAGTTAAATACAATGAAAGCCGCAACAATTGCGACCGTGACGATGGCATTTAAAAAAGAGCAGTTAGGTGACTTAGATGCACTGTCGTTTTTTGTCTCTCGAAATAGTGATTTTTCAATAACATCTTGTACATGGATTAATCGTAAATGGCCTAATACTACTCCTGAGGACTATGTATTATTACGTAGCTATATTGGTCGTGTAGGTGACGAAACGATTGTTGCCCTATCTGATTCAGAGATTGAAAAAACAGTATTACAAGACTTAAAGAATACAATAGGAATAGATGGGGAGCCTGTGACGACGGTTGTTTCTCGTTGGAAAAATGCTATGCCACAATATACTGTAGGACATGAGGCAAAAATTGATCGGGTGAAGGAAGAACTTTATGAACACTTCCCGACAGTCAAACTTGCTGGCAGCTCCTTTGAAGGGATTTCAATTCCTGAATGTGTAGAACAAGGGCGCAAAGTTGCAAATGAAATTTTAAGCGAAATGTTTATACAGGAAGATTAA
- a CDS encoding tryptophan transporter, giving the protein MNTKNLVLMALLVGVGAALYVVTPGMVNGMKPDFMLTMMFIGILLFPSIKETFLLSLSTGVLSGLFTTFPAGFIPNIIDKAVTGFVFLAILIMLKKVTSHFAISAVLVGLGTILSGSVFLSVALFVFNANVGATFTVLFVGVVIPAVAFNVVAFVIIYPIVAKLVKRSKFNTAISQAL; this is encoded by the coding sequence ATGAATACAAAAAATCTAGTGTTAATGGCGCTTTTAGTCGGTGTCGGTGCTGCCCTTTATGTGGTCACACCAGGTATGGTAAATGGCATGAAGCCTGACTTCATGTTAACAATGATGTTTATCGGCATTTTATTGTTCCCTTCAATAAAAGAAACTTTTTTACTTTCTTTATCGACAGGGGTACTTTCAGGTTTATTTACAACATTCCCAGCAGGATTTATCCCAAATATTATCGATAAAGCTGTTACAGGCTTTGTGTTTTTAGCAATACTCATTATGCTAAAAAAAGTGACAAGTCATTTTGCTATATCCGCTGTCTTAGTTGGCTTAGGTACGATTTTGTCGGGATCTGTCTTTTTATCTGTTGCGCTATTTGTATTTAACGCTAATGTAGGCGCAACGTTTACGGTGCTGTTTGTGGGGGTTGTAATACCAGCTGTTGCCTTTAACGTTGTAGCATTTGTTATTATTTATCCTATCGTTGCCAAACTAGTGAAGCGTTCTAAATTCAACACAGCAATTTCGCAAGCATTATAA
- a CDS encoding ABC transporter ATP-binding protein, with protein sequence MSVLEVQHVTGGYTKKPVIKELSFTIGKGELVGLIGLNGAGKSTTIKHIIGTMLPKEGDIRLNGVTLKENTDKYRTAFSYIPETPVLYDELTLREHLELTAMAYGLDEATLAARSEMLLKEFRMEKRLNWFPSHFSKGMRQKVMIMCAFLVNPSLYIIDEPFVGLDPLGIQSLLDQMDTKKKEGASILMSTHILSTAEKHCDRIILLHEGCVRAQGTMADLRQAFGMPHATLDDLYIAMTKERDHEELA encoded by the coding sequence ATGTCGGTATTAGAAGTGCAACATGTGACAGGTGGCTATACGAAAAAGCCTGTTATTAAAGAATTGTCATTTACAATAGGTAAAGGAGAGCTTGTCGGGCTAATTGGTTTAAATGGTGCAGGTAAAAGTACGACCATTAAACATATAATCGGCACAATGCTACCAAAAGAAGGCGACATTCGTCTAAATGGTGTGACGTTAAAAGAAAATACGGACAAGTATCGGACAGCATTTTCCTATATCCCTGAAACACCAGTTTTATATGATGAATTAACATTACGTGAACATCTTGAATTAACAGCAATGGCTTACGGTTTAGATGAGGCTACACTTGCAGCTCGTTCAGAAATGTTATTAAAGGAATTTCGGATGGAAAAACGCTTAAATTGGTTCCCATCGCATTTCTCAAAAGGGATGCGTCAGAAAGTAATGATTATGTGTGCATTTTTAGTAAATCCAAGTCTGTATATAATTGATGAACCGTTTGTCGGACTGGATCCACTAGGTATCCAATCATTGCTCGATCAGATGGATACAAAGAAAAAAGAGGGAGCATCCATTTTAATGTCGACACATATTTTATCGACAGCTGAAAAACATTGTGATCGAATTATTTTATTGCATGAAGGATGTGTTCGAGCACAGGGAACGATGGCGGATTTACGACAAGCGTTTGGCATGCCACATGCTACATTGGATGACCTATATATTGCGATGACGAAGGAGCGGGACCATGAAGAACTTGCGTGA
- a CDS encoding ABC transporter permease: MKNLRDVWSSRFMHYISEVQKYMQFIFTGHIAIVLVFLVGAGGYQYSEWLKIVESDFPAEGLIALIIGVLLAFSRPTTLLREPDQVYLLPLESKMSLYLKKALAWTFWSQVWIVAIVYIISIPLLKAVTELTTTNIWLLFLLVIALKYVSVQGEFSYRYSERGHFVWVDRLIRAIIFGVTVYMGLQMQLILAFVAAIIGCIYVLVFRKKCANEPVPYEHFVKLEQNRMMSFYRFANYFTDVPHLRGSIRRRAWLDWFYNFIPYQKGNAQKYLVFRTFIRTDDHFYLWLRLTAISAIIAAFVDIPFVTWFIAGALSFATTIQLKQALLASGEFRMDMLYPLPEGARKVAVMQVVRLTMIAQAIIVTLCGVTQPMFYVTAIIIFVVSEITAKVSKP, from the coding sequence ATGAAGAACTTGCGTGATGTATGGTCCTCGCGCTTCATGCACTATATAAGTGAAGTACAAAAATATATGCAGTTTATTTTCACTGGACATATTGCGATTGTACTTGTGTTTCTTGTTGGAGCTGGGGGCTATCAATATAGTGAGTGGTTGAAAATCGTTGAGTCTGATTTTCCAGCTGAAGGGCTTATTGCCTTAATAATTGGTGTATTACTAGCATTTAGCCGCCCAACGACATTATTGCGTGAGCCAGACCAAGTGTATTTATTGCCATTAGAATCAAAAATGTCGCTGTATTTAAAAAAGGCACTTGCGTGGACGTTTTGGTCACAAGTTTGGATTGTGGCAATCGTTTATATCATTAGTATTCCTTTATTAAAGGCAGTAACAGAATTAACAACAACTAATATTTGGTTACTATTTTTACTAGTTATCGCCCTAAAGTATGTGAGTGTGCAAGGTGAATTTAGTTATCGTTATAGTGAACGCGGACATTTTGTATGGGTGGACAGACTAATACGAGCTATTATATTTGGTGTAACCGTATATATGGGGCTACAAATGCAACTTATTCTTGCATTCGTTGCAGCGATAATTGGTTGTATCTATGTATTGGTGTTTCGCAAAAAATGTGCGAACGAGCCTGTACCATATGAGCACTTTGTAAAATTAGAACAAAATCGAATGATGAGCTTCTATCGTTTCGCCAATTATTTTACCGATGTACCTCATTTACGTGGGAGTATTCGACGTAGAGCATGGCTGGACTGGTTTTATAATTTTATACCCTATCAAAAGGGGAATGCTCAAAAGTATTTAGTGTTCCGTACGTTTATTCGTACAGACGATCATTTTTATTTATGGCTCCGATTAACCGCTATTTCGGCTATTATTGCAGCCTTTGTGGATATTCCTTTTGTTACATGGTTTATTGCAGGTGCATTGAGCTTTGCGACGACAATTCAGCTAAAGCAAGCATTATTAGCTAGCGGTGAGTTTCGGATGGACATGCTTTATCCGCTGCCAGAGGGTGCGCGTAAAGTTGCTGTTATGCAAGTTGTGCGTCTGACAATGATTGCGCAAGCGATTATTGTTACTCTATGCGGAGTAACGCAGCCGATGTTTTATGTAACAGCAATAATCATTTTTGTAGTTAGTGAAATAACTGCAAAGGTGTCAAAACCTTAA